A region of Streptomyces halobius DNA encodes the following proteins:
- a CDS encoding LysR family transcriptional regulator, which yields MIREVQEITAIHKGEFSTVTAIDIDQLTHVIALHDADTFTRAAENLGLTQSALSRSIGRLKERLGYRIFVRGASRVELTTTGEALVGNLRALLPKLQNALVQEPTPLRLGYTVVMPDYWPYVRFELSRPIPASRWKSTNAFPPAEACSTVPPW from the coding sequence TTGATTCGCGAGGTTCAAGAGATCACCGCCATCCACAAGGGGGAGTTCAGCACAGTTACGGCTATCGACATCGACCAGCTCACACATGTCATCGCCTTGCATGACGCCGATACCTTTACCCGGGCTGCGGAGAATCTCGGCCTCACGCAGTCGGCGCTGAGCCGGTCCATCGGGAGGCTCAAAGAGCGCCTCGGATACCGGATCTTCGTGCGGGGGGCGAGCCGCGTCGAGTTGACGACGACGGGGGAGGCGCTGGTGGGAAACCTGCGGGCTCTCCTGCCCAAGCTGCAGAACGCGCTCGTTCAGGAGCCCACACCACTCCGTCTCGGCTACACGGTGGTCATGCCCGACTACTGGCCCTACGTGCGATTCGAGCTTTCGAGGCCGATACCGGCGTCCCGGTGGAAATCAACGAATGCATTCCCCCCGGCGGAGGCCTGTTCGACGGTTCCGCCGTGGTGA
- a CDS encoding winged helix-turn-helix transcriptional regulator, translating to MGDRWTLLIARELLPSPMRYTELKASLAGIATNLLAERLRTLEANGIVERRLEEAGVVYALTPWGAGLREPMEALGRWGAPLMLTGRDGDSFQPRWLTLALPGLLREMTSTPPVELGVETDGFLMVLRIDEDGPSAIVRSDQQPDTIFTAAPEVVIGLAVGGLTIDQALSLGDLQGDRRVLCKVFPPGRAIAAAAFGLSPTGE from the coding sequence GTGGGCGACCGCTGGACCCTCCTGATCGCGCGGGAGCTGCTTCCCAGCCCGATGCGCTACACGGAGCTGAAGGCCTCGCTCGCGGGAATCGCGACGAACCTCCTGGCGGAACGGCTGCGGACTCTGGAGGCGAACGGGATTGTCGAGCGCCGCCTGGAGGAGGCGGGCGTCGTCTACGCGCTCACGCCCTGGGGCGCAGGGCTCCGTGAACCGATGGAGGCGCTTGGCAGGTGGGGCGCGCCGCTGATGCTGACAGGACGTGACGGCGATTCGTTCCAGCCACGCTGGCTGACGCTCGCTCTGCCCGGCCTGCTACGTGAGATGACTTCGACTCCTCCTGTGGAGCTCGGCGTCGAGACGGACGGATTCCTCATGGTCCTGCGCATCGACGAGGACGGCCCCAGTGCGATCGTCCGGTCCGATCAGCAGCCGGACACGATCTTCACCGCCGCGCCGGAGGTTGTCATCGGGCTCGCGGTCGGCGGGCTCACGATCGACCAGGCACTCTCCTTGGGAGATCTCCAGGGCGACAGGCGAGTCCTTTGCAAGGTGTTCCCTCCGGGGCGGGCGATCGCCGCGGCCGCGTTCGGGCTTTCACCGACGGGCGAATGA
- a CDS encoding cold-shock protein, producing MASGTVKWFNAAKGFGFIEQDGGGADVFAHFSNIAAEGFRELLEGQKVTFDIAPGQKGPTAENIVPV from the coding sequence ATGGCGTCTGGCACTGTGAAGTGGTTCAACGCGGCCAAGGGGTTCGGCTTCATCGAGCAGGACGGTGGCGGCGCTGACGTGTTCGCCCACTTCTCGAACATCGCCGCCGAGGGCTTCCGTGAGCTCCTCGAAGGCCAGAAGGTCACCTTCGACATCGCACCGGGCCAGAAGGGCCCAACGGCCGAGAACATCGTCCCCGTCTGA
- a CDS encoding MFS transporter, with protein sequence MAIACGLAVAGNYFAQPLVDAIRTDLGLGPTLAALVVTAAQAGYAVGLVFLVPLGDLLERRKLAVSLTALSALLLAVTAVSQNGVMLLAGTALTGLFSVAAQVVVPYAATLAAPEAKGKAVGTVMSGLLLGILLSRTAAGLLAEAGTWRTVYWVNSILMAIMAVALWFALPSLRTPAGLSYPALLRSVASLLRTEPVLRIRCYLGFLAFAAFGVLWTALGFMLASDPYNWDEAAIGLFGFVGAAGALMAISGGRLADKGYVHQVGGFGTVLLALSWIPMALGKTSLIALLVGVIVLDLAVQAIHLSNQNIVFAIKPEARNRLNSAYMTFYFLGGTFGSASTSTVRVTYGWGGVCILGALVSLLAVVIWGADQVRSRVDSRG encoded by the coding sequence ATGGCCATTGCCTGTGGTCTGGCCGTCGCGGGCAACTACTTCGCCCAGCCGCTGGTGGATGCCATCCGTACCGACCTGGGCCTCGGCCCCACGCTGGCCGCCCTGGTGGTCACCGCGGCGCAGGCCGGCTACGCAGTCGGGCTGGTCTTTCTCGTTCCGCTCGGTGACCTGCTGGAGCGGCGGAAGCTCGCGGTCTCCCTGACCGCGCTGTCCGCGCTCCTGCTGGCCGTCACCGCCGTATCGCAGAACGGCGTGATGCTGCTGGCCGGCACCGCGTTGACCGGACTGTTCTCCGTCGCCGCGCAGGTTGTCGTGCCGTACGCCGCCACCCTGGCCGCCCCTGAGGCGAAGGGCAAAGCGGTGGGCACCGTGATGTCCGGCCTCCTGCTGGGCATCCTCCTCTCCCGCACTGCGGCCGGGCTGCTGGCAGAGGCGGGCACCTGGCGCACCGTGTACTGGGTGAACTCGATCCTCATGGCCATCATGGCGGTGGCGTTGTGGTTCGCACTGCCCTCGCTGCGCACTCCCGCCGGCCTGAGCTACCCCGCCCTCCTGCGCTCGGTCGCCTCCCTGCTGCGCACCGAACCGGTCCTGCGCATCCGCTGCTACCTCGGTTTCCTTGCCTTCGCCGCGTTCGGCGTCCTGTGGACCGCGCTCGGCTTCATGCTGGCCTCCGACCCCTACAACTGGGACGAGGCGGCCATCGGTCTCTTCGGGTTCGTCGGGGCCGCCGGTGCGCTGATGGCGATCTCGGGAGGCCGGCTGGCCGACAAAGGCTACGTGCACCAGGTCGGCGGTTTCGGCACCGTGCTGCTGGCGCTGTCATGGATTCCGATGGCGCTGGGCAAAACCAGCCTGATCGCCCTGCTGGTCGGTGTCATCGTTCTGGATCTGGCGGTGCAGGCGATACACCTCAGCAATCAGAACATCGTGTTCGCGATCAAGCCCGAAGCGCGAAACCGTCTCAACTCCGCCTACATGACCTTCTACTTCCTTGGTGGCACCTTCGGCTCCGCAAGCACCTCGACCGTCCGCGTCACCTACGGCTGGGGTGGTGTGTGCATCCTGGGCGCTCTCGTTTCCCTTCTCGCGGTGGTCATCTGGGGCGCCGACCAGGTCCGTTCCCGGGTTGATTCGCGAGGTTGA
- a CDS encoding DEAD/DEAH box helicase: MNPSRTNNRSSRTRSRISGPAFGSGAGSHRGSGFGSPAPSRSGRPSPGNHGRRPAAASGEFALPKTITPALPAVEAFADLDMPERLLASLTAQGMRIPFPIQGATLPNTLAGRDVLGRGRTGSGKTLAFGLALLARTAGQRAEPCQPLALILVPTRELAQQVTDALTPYARSVKLRLATVVGGMSIGRQVSALRGGAEVVVATPGRLKDLIDRGDCRLHQVAITVLDEADQMADMGFMPQVTALLDQVRPEGQRMLFSATLDRNVDLLVRRYLTDPVVHSVDPSAGAVTAMEHHVLHVHGADKHRTTTEIAARDGRVIMFLDTKYAVDRLTQDLLNSGVRAAALHGGKSQPQRTRTLSQFKTGHVTVLVATNVAARGIHVDNLDLVVNVDPPTDHKDYLHRGGRTARAGESGSVVTLVTPGQRRDMNRLMAAAGIVPQTSQVRSGEEALSRITGAQAPSGIPVTITAPVAERRQRSRSAASRGRRSPASAARRVTVRQSTFDAAA; this comes from the coding sequence ATGAACCCCTCACGTACGAACAACCGCTCTTCCCGCACCCGCAGCCGTATCAGCGGTCCCGCTTTTGGCTCCGGCGCCGGTTCGCACCGGGGCAGCGGCTTCGGCTCGCCCGCCCCGAGCCGTTCCGGAAGGCCGAGCCCGGGCAACCACGGTCGGCGGCCCGCGGCGGCCTCGGGCGAGTTCGCCCTGCCGAAGACGATCACTCCCGCGCTGCCTGCCGTCGAGGCGTTCGCCGACCTCGACATGCCCGAGCGGCTGCTGGCCTCGCTCACCGCGCAAGGCATGCGCATCCCGTTCCCGATCCAGGGCGCGACCCTGCCGAACACCCTCGCGGGCCGCGACGTCCTCGGGCGCGGGCGCACCGGCTCGGGCAAGACCCTCGCCTTCGGCCTGGCCCTGTTGGCCCGCACGGCCGGACAGCGTGCCGAGCCCTGCCAGCCGCTGGCCCTGATCCTTGTGCCGACGCGTGAGCTGGCACAGCAGGTGACCGACGCTCTTACCCCCTACGCTCGCTCGGTGAAGCTGCGCCTGGCCACCGTCGTCGGCGGGATGTCGATCGGCAGGCAGGTCAGTGCACTACGCGGTGGTGCCGAGGTTGTCGTCGCGACGCCGGGTCGCCTCAAGGACCTCATCGACCGGGGTGACTGCCGACTGCACCAGGTCGCGATCACCGTCCTGGACGAGGCCGACCAGATGGCCGATATGGGCTTCATGCCCCAGGTCACCGCGCTCTTGGACCAAGTCCGCCCCGAGGGCCAGCGGATGCTGTTCTCCGCCACCCTCGACCGCAACGTCGACCTCCTGGTCCGCCGCTACCTCACCGACCCGGTCGTCCACTCCGTCGATCCGTCCGCAGGTGCGGTCACCGCGATGGAGCACCACGTTCTGCACGTCCACGGCGCCGACAAGCACCGGACGACGACTGAGATCGCGGCCCGCGACGGCCGGGTGATCATGTTCCTGGACACCAAGTACGCCGTTGACCGGCTGACGCAGGACCTGCTGAACAGCGGGGTGCGGGCCGCCGCCCTGCACGGCGGGAAGTCGCAGCCGCAGCGCACGCGGACCCTGTCCCAGTTCAAGACCGGGCACGTCACCGTGCTCGTCGCGACGAACGTCGCGGCGCGCGGTATCCACGTCGACAACCTCGACCTTGTCGTCAACGTCGACCCGCCGACCGACCACAAGGACTACCTCCACCGCGGCGGCCGCACCGCGCGGGCCGGCGAGTCCGGCAGTGTCGTCACCCTGGTGACCCCGGGCCAGCGCCGCGACATGAACCGCCTCATGGCAGCTGCCGGCATCGTCCCCCAGACCAGCCAGGTCCGCTCCGGCGAAGAAGCACTCAGCCGGATCACCGGCGCCCAGGCCCCCTCCGGCATCCCCGTGACGATCACCGCGCCGGTGGCCGAGCGGCGTCAGCGCAGCCGCAGCGCGGCCTCCCGCGGCCGACGCAGCCCCGCTTCGGCTGCCCGGCGCGTAACCGTGCGGCAGTCCACCTTCGACGCGGCGGCCTGA
- a CDS encoding IS110 family RNA-guided transposase has protein sequence MTSILQAEPTGKVVVGVDTHKYVHTAVAVDTVGGVQGTTSVSADRGGYEQLETWARQFGQVLAFGVEGTGSYGAGLASHLRRHGHKLVEVNRPDRRVRRQRGKSDPIDAENAARAVLAGTATATPKSAEGSVEMIRHLKIARDGAVKARTQAMVTLKALIVTVPDELRQQLQSLSKMALIERCAGLRPGPVTSPSASAKHSIRAMARRWKDLHDEVKEHDALLGELTKAHAPDLVDAFGIGADTAAEVLVTIGDNPERIRSQAAFAKLAGVCPIPASSGKTNRHRLNRGGHRQLNSALYRVVIVRMRFHQPTIDYVTRRTAEGKTKQEIIRCLKRYLAREIYQHIKAKQPPTQST, from the coding sequence ATGACCAGCATCCTGCAGGCCGAGCCGACCGGGAAAGTCGTCGTCGGAGTCGACACACACAAGTACGTCCACACCGCCGTCGCCGTGGACACCGTCGGCGGGGTCCAGGGTACGACCAGCGTATCCGCCGACCGCGGCGGCTATGAACAACTCGAGACCTGGGCTCGCCAGTTCGGCCAGGTCCTTGCCTTCGGTGTCGAGGGCACCGGCTCCTACGGCGCCGGACTCGCCTCCCACCTGCGCAGACACGGCCACAAGCTGGTTGAGGTCAACCGGCCCGACCGGCGCGTGCGCCGCCAGCGAGGCAAGTCCGATCCCATCGACGCGGAGAACGCCGCCCGCGCGGTACTGGCCGGCACCGCCACCGCGACCCCGAAGAGCGCCGAGGGCTCGGTAGAGATGATCCGCCACCTCAAGATCGCCCGCGACGGCGCGGTCAAGGCCCGCACCCAGGCCATGGTCACCCTCAAGGCCCTGATCGTCACGGTCCCCGACGAGCTGCGGCAGCAACTCCAGAGCCTGTCGAAGATGGCCCTCATCGAACGATGCGCCGGCCTGCGACCAGGCCCAGTGACCAGTCCCTCAGCGTCCGCGAAGCACTCCATACGTGCCATGGCCCGCCGCTGGAAAGATCTCCACGACGAGGTCAAGGAGCACGACGCTCTGCTGGGCGAGCTCACCAAAGCCCACGCGCCCGACCTGGTCGACGCCTTCGGCATCGGCGCGGACACCGCCGCCGAAGTGCTGGTCACCATCGGCGACAACCCCGAGCGCATCCGCTCCCAGGCCGCGTTCGCCAAGCTCGCGGGCGTCTGCCCGATCCCGGCCTCGTCCGGCAAGACGAACCGACACCGACTCAACCGCGGCGGCCACCGGCAGCTGAACTCCGCGCTCTATCGCGTTGTGATCGTCCGCATGCGCTTCCACCAGCCCACGATCGACTACGTCACCCGACGCACGGCCGAGGGCAAGACGAAACAGGAGATCATCCGCTGCCTCAAGCGGTACCTGGCCCGGGAGATCTACCAGCACATCAAGGCCAAGCAGCCACCCACGCAATCGACTTGA
- a CDS encoding CBS domain-containing protein, producing the protein MTLAQMQPRSESAAPVHRTVADTMDSAGPQVCDDMTIEVALSVMDSARTEHLVVCDNDDLCTGRVTQAQLTAVRDSSAYTDRVQLRDMLDNRGPFTSPVITIAEAQHAMRGRRLGAPPVVDEQGSALGVLALAH; encoded by the coding sequence TTGACGCTGGCTCAGATGCAACCCCGCTCGGAGAGTGCCGCCCCCGTGCACAGGACGGTGGCCGACACCATGGATTCGGCCGGACCGCAGGTCTGCGACGACATGACCATCGAGGTGGCCCTGTCCGTTATGGACAGTGCCCGCACCGAGCACCTGGTCGTGTGCGACAACGACGACCTGTGCACCGGACGGGTCACCCAGGCCCAGCTCACCGCCGTCCGTGACAGCTCCGCGTACACGGACCGGGTCCAGCTACGCGACATGCTCGACAACCGCGGGCCGTTCACCTCACCCGTGATCACGATCGCCGAAGCCCAGCACGCAATGCGCGGCCGCCGGCTCGGTGCCCCGCCGGTCGTCGACGAGCAGGGCAGCGCTCTGGGCGTCCTCGCCCTCGCCCACTGA
- a CDS encoding acyl-CoA dehydrogenase family protein: MTTTMEPLEDQLVADFYNYETLLPDEERKILLKARTLMRDEVQPLVNGNWGKGEFPKELIDIFRESGLAGLPYEGYGEHRPAVSNLLTGMLAMEMTRTDASVATFFGVHNGLAMYSIHSGGNQEQRDRWLPAMAAMEKIGAFAMTEPLGGSDVAGGMRTTARREGDTWVLNGAKKWIGNATFADYVVVWARDVDDNHVKGFVVEKGTPGFEPVKIEGKIAFRIVENAEITLTDVRVPEANRLQNINSFRDVAEILRATRGGVAWQALGAMIGAYELALDYAKERKQFGRPIARFQLVQDLLVKSLGNITASWGMLVQLARLQDAGIFRDEHSSLAKAFVTSRMREVVAWSREIFGGNGIVLDYDIARFFADAEAIYSFEGTREMNTLIVGKSITGQSAFV, encoded by the coding sequence ATGACCACCACTATGGAACCGCTTGAGGACCAGCTGGTCGCGGACTTCTACAACTACGAGACCCTGCTGCCGGACGAGGAGCGCAAGATCCTCCTCAAGGCCCGTACCCTCATGCGCGACGAGGTCCAGCCGCTGGTGAACGGGAACTGGGGCAAGGGCGAGTTCCCCAAGGAACTCATCGACATCTTCCGCGAGAGCGGGCTGGCCGGACTGCCCTACGAGGGCTACGGCGAGCACCGCCCCGCCGTCAGCAACCTCCTGACCGGCATGCTGGCCATGGAGATGACCCGCACCGACGCCTCGGTGGCCACCTTCTTCGGCGTCCACAACGGCCTCGCGATGTACTCGATCCACTCCGGCGGGAACCAGGAGCAGCGCGACCGCTGGCTGCCGGCGATGGCCGCGATGGAGAAGATCGGCGCATTCGCGATGACCGAGCCCCTCGGCGGCTCCGACGTCGCGGGCGGTATGCGCACCACCGCCCGGCGCGAGGGCGACACCTGGGTCCTGAACGGCGCCAAGAAGTGGATCGGCAACGCGACCTTCGCCGACTACGTCGTGGTGTGGGCGCGGGACGTCGACGACAACCACGTCAAGGGCTTCGTCGTCGAGAAGGGCACGCCCGGCTTCGAGCCGGTGAAGATCGAGGGCAAGATCGCCTTCCGGATCGTGGAGAACGCCGAGATCACCCTGACCGATGTCCGGGTGCCGGAGGCGAACCGTCTGCAGAACATCAACTCCTTCCGCGACGTCGCGGAGATCCTGCGTGCCACCCGCGGCGGGGTCGCCTGGCAGGCGCTGGGAGCGATGATCGGCGCCTACGAACTCGCGCTGGACTACGCCAAGGAGCGCAAGCAGTTCGGCCGCCCGATCGCCCGGTTCCAGCTGGTGCAGGACCTGCTCGTCAAGAGCCTGGGCAACATCACCGCCTCGTGGGGCATGCTGGTGCAGCTCGCCCGGCTGCAGGACGCCGGGATCTTCCGCGACGAACACTCCTCGCTGGCCAAGGCGTTCGTCACCTCGCGCATGCGGGAGGTCGTCGCCTGGAGCCGTGAGATATTCGGCGGCAACGGGATCGTGCTGGACTACGACATCGCGCGGTTCTTCGCCGACGCCGAAGCGATCTACTCCTTCGAAGGCACCCGCGAGATGAACACCCTCATCGTCGGCAAGTCGATCACGGGCCAGAGCGCCTTCGTGTGA
- a CDS encoding LysR family transcriptional regulator, with the protein MELHQLRYALAVAEEGSFTRAAASCLVAQPALSQQIGRLEKDLGARLFDRSVRPTRLTAAGEAFVPQARVLLAGAERLRTHVEAAVGEIRGPLHLGAISTLAAVNLPAILRGYRTQYPHVHVSLRMGMSEELLESVRQGTLHAAFVGTVPTARLDGVQQCELAQEELVAVTAPGHRLGTDIPEGGRAELAQIAREPGVDFTRGTGARLQSDTAFNAQGLDREVIFEVSTAEFLAQLVAEGLGVGMLPESVAHTFPGLRVIRLHAPPMRVESLVWPLGHCTPATEAFIEVVTPGDIARP; encoded by the coding sequence ATGGAGTTGCATCAGCTTCGATACGCCCTTGCCGTTGCCGAGGAAGGGAGCTTCACCCGAGCTGCCGCCAGCTGCCTGGTGGCTCAACCCGCGCTGTCCCAGCAGATCGGCCGTCTGGAGAAAGACCTGGGGGCCAGGCTGTTCGACCGCAGCGTGCGCCCCACTCGACTGACGGCAGCCGGCGAAGCATTCGTACCGCAGGCCCGCGTCCTGCTCGCCGGTGCCGAAAGACTGCGCACCCACGTGGAGGCGGCCGTCGGGGAGATCCGTGGTCCCCTCCACCTGGGCGCCATCTCCACCCTCGCTGCCGTCAACCTGCCCGCCATCCTGCGCGGCTACCGCACCCAGTACCCGCACGTCCACGTCAGCCTCCGCATGGGAATGAGCGAAGAGCTCCTGGAAAGCGTCCGACAAGGCACCCTGCACGCCGCGTTCGTGGGCACCGTCCCCACCGCCCGCCTGGACGGAGTCCAGCAGTGCGAACTGGCGCAGGAGGAACTCGTCGCCGTCACCGCACCAGGCCATCGGCTCGGCACGGACATCCCCGAGGGCGGCCGGGCGGAGTTGGCGCAGATCGCCCGGGAACCCGGAGTGGACTTCACCAGGGGCACCGGAGCCCGGCTTCAGTCCGACACGGCCTTCAACGCCCAAGGACTGGACCGTGAAGTGATCTTCGAGGTCTCCACGGCCGAGTTCCTCGCCCAACTCGTCGCCGAGGGCTTGGGCGTCGGCATGCTTCCCGAAAGTGTTGCGCACACCTTTCCCGGGTTGCGAGTCATTCGTCTCCACGCTCCCCCGATGCGGGTGGAGTCGCTGGTATGGCCCCTGGGCCACTGCACCCCGGCGACCGAAGCCTTTATCGAGGTCGTCACCCCCGGCGATATCGCCCGTCCTTGA
- a CDS encoding SCO5918 family protein: MRCVIARFPFDLTKSGVLESMKGVKPEQVIGESVIIGRRTYPVKQVGQVITRQDRRDFSTGEILRAMTQLGFTCPDFPHTAAPERALSPFQKASAMLGAPAAV, translated from the coding sequence ATGCGCTGTGTCATCGCCCGTTTCCCGTTCGACCTCACCAAGAGCGGCGTTCTGGAATCCATGAAGGGCGTCAAGCCCGAACAGGTCATCGGCGAGTCCGTGATCATCGGACGCCGCACCTATCCCGTCAAGCAGGTCGGGCAAGTCATCACACGCCAGGACCGCCGCGATTTCAGCACCGGCGAAATCCTCCGGGCCATGACCCAACTCGGCTTCACCTGCCCCGATTTTCCCCACACCGCCGCGCCTGAACGCGCCCTCAGCCCATTCCAAAAGGCTTCCGCGATGCTCGGCGCCCCTGCCGCCGTCTGA
- a CDS encoding DUF1761 domain-containing protein, with product MSISWLAVVVSTAVGMAIAGVWYGWTFVGVWRELTGVTEEDSKRAGKRPFAVLLASILVTALVLAAGCSITSGSFGSDPLWLDLAVGFVAWLGFSLTTLGQHNAFEQKPTRLTVINSAYQLTLFLGMALAIGLLQ from the coding sequence ATGAGCATCAGCTGGCTGGCCGTCGTGGTGTCGACCGCGGTCGGGATGGCCATCGCCGGAGTCTGGTACGGCTGGACCTTCGTCGGCGTCTGGAGGGAGCTGACGGGAGTGACCGAGGAGGACTCCAAGAGAGCCGGCAAGCGCCCGTTCGCGGTCCTCCTGGCGTCGATCCTCGTCACGGCGCTGGTGCTCGCCGCCGGTTGTTCCATCACGTCGGGATCCTTCGGCAGCGACCCGCTCTGGCTCGATCTGGCCGTCGGATTCGTGGCCTGGCTCGGGTTCTCGCTGACGACTCTGGGGCAGCACAACGCCTTCGAACAGAAGCCGACGCGGCTCACCGTGATCAACAGCGCGTACCAGCTGACGTTGTTCTTGGGCATGGCCCTCGCCATCGGGTTGCTGCAGTAA
- a CDS encoding MerR family transcriptional regulator codes for MTADDSFGRLDDDDYPAYTMGRAAEMLGTTQGFLRAVGEARLIAPLRSEGGHRRYSRYQLRIAARARELVDQGTPIEAACRIVILEDQLEEAQRINAEYRHVAESENPTTAG; via the coding sequence ATGACAGCAGACGACTCGTTCGGCCGTCTCGACGACGACGACTACCCCGCCTACACCATGGGCCGGGCCGCCGAAATGCTCGGCACCACACAAGGTTTCCTCCGCGCCGTCGGAGAAGCCCGCCTCATCGCCCCGCTGCGCTCCGAGGGCGGCCACCGCCGCTACTCCCGCTACCAGCTGCGCATCGCTGCCCGCGCCCGGGAGCTCGTCGACCAGGGCACCCCCATCGAGGCCGCCTGCCGCATCGTCATCCTCGAAGACCAGCTCGAAGAAGCCCAGCGCATCAACGCCGAATACCGCCACGTCGCCGAATCAGAGAACCCGACGACCGCGGGCTGA